A DNA window from Paenibacillus sp. HWE-109 contains the following coding sequences:
- the sigJ gene encoding RNA polymerase sigma factor SigJ, with protein sequence MDTFYAQYKPLLFTLAYQLLGSSADAEDAVQDVFVKAYDVQLETVEHPKAYLCRMVTNRSLDQLRSVKRQRRHYVGPWLPEPILTSGEDALESVVRNDLLSYAMLVMLERLSPRERAVFVLREALMFDYPTIAGLLDLSETNCRKLMSRARAKMGISEEETVSGKADAGEWVGRFMSALEQGNLDTLVSLLSEDVVLFSDGGGKVTAAIQPVETSIRVARFLIGIKNKFAQSAEAIQAEFKEVNGQAALLIRTGAGIDSIILLHVERERIRHVYLIRNPDKLRLLH encoded by the coding sequence ATGGATACTTTTTATGCGCAATATAAACCTCTGTTATTTACACTTGCTTATCAGCTTTTGGGTTCATCGGCAGACGCGGAGGATGCTGTTCAGGATGTGTTCGTGAAAGCTTATGATGTCCAACTGGAAACGGTTGAGCATCCCAAGGCTTATCTCTGCCGTATGGTAACCAATCGCAGTCTGGATCAACTCCGATCAGTCAAACGTCAGCGGCGTCATTACGTTGGACCTTGGCTGCCGGAGCCGATCCTTACATCAGGAGAAGACGCATTGGAATCTGTTGTGCGCAACGATTTGTTGTCTTACGCGATGTTAGTGATGCTGGAACGTTTGTCGCCTCGGGAGAGAGCTGTCTTTGTACTGCGAGAAGCACTTATGTTCGATTACCCGACCATAGCGGGTCTCCTCGATCTCAGCGAAACGAACTGTCGTAAACTAATGAGCCGCGCCAGAGCGAAGATGGGGATTAGCGAGGAAGAAACAGTCTCAGGGAAGGCTGACGCAGGAGAATGGGTCGGCCGCTTCATGTCAGCCCTTGAGCAGGGCAATCTGGATACATTGGTATCTCTGCTCTCTGAGGATGTTGTGTTGTTCTCGGATGGAGGCGGTAAAGTGACAGCAGCCATTCAACCGGTAGAAACGAGTATTCGTGTTGCACGTTTTCTTATTGGGATCAAGAACAAGTTCGCGCAAAGTGCTGAAGCTATTCAAGCGGAGTTTAAGGAAGTGAACGGGCAGGCTGCACTGCTGATTCGCACCGGGGCAGGTATCGACTCAATTATTCTGCTTCATGTAGAACGGGAGCGGATTCGTCATGTGTATCTCATCCGGAATCCAGATAAATTGAGGTTGTTACACTAA
- a CDS encoding metal-dependent hydrolase, giving the protein MDTGTHLVIGLGLAGLSQIDPSVSADSAATTAVFIGTVIGSQIPDVDGLLRFKGNATYIRNHRGRSHSLPALLLWTLLITGALALFFHGVPLLHLGMWVGIAVCFHVFTDCFNTYGTQAIRPFSEKWVSWNIIHIFDPFIFSSHIAAIFMWSFHIASPKLVFPSLYGVLALYYIWRSLDHYIVEKGLYRKDPTHQPGDKYTLIVTFNLYVWNVVKQRTDGTYQLGELKNAKLRWIDTVKCEDHPAIEASKQHEDIQALLYFSSFTCAEVKEHRWGYEVRWADVRYRHRKQYPFVGVILMDHNYQTLDSYVGWVNDTRLEKKLRVDLY; this is encoded by the coding sequence TTGGACACAGGAACTCACCTAGTTATTGGTTTAGGGTTAGCAGGGCTGTCGCAAATTGATCCTAGCGTTTCGGCGGATTCAGCAGCCACTACAGCGGTCTTCATCGGAACGGTCATTGGCTCACAGATTCCGGATGTGGACGGGCTGCTTCGATTCAAAGGAAACGCCACGTACATTCGCAATCATCGCGGTCGCTCGCACTCTTTACCGGCGCTATTGCTTTGGACGCTGCTTATTACCGGAGCACTCGCGCTATTCTTCCACGGAGTCCCGCTGCTGCACCTTGGGATGTGGGTAGGCATCGCCGTCTGCTTTCACGTTTTCACCGATTGTTTCAACACATATGGGACACAAGCGATACGGCCTTTTTCAGAAAAGTGGGTGTCGTGGAACATTATTCACATATTTGACCCTTTTATCTTTTCAAGCCATATCGCGGCGATCTTCATGTGGTCCTTTCACATTGCAAGTCCCAAGCTCGTATTCCCGTCGTTGTACGGAGTCCTTGCCCTCTATTATATATGGCGTTCACTTGATCATTACATTGTTGAAAAAGGGCTTTACCGCAAAGATCCAACCCATCAGCCGGGAGATAAATACACGCTTATTGTAACATTCAACCTCTATGTATGGAATGTCGTGAAACAGAGGACGGATGGCACCTATCAATTGGGTGAACTCAAAAACGCAAAGCTCAGATGGATTGATACCGTCAAATGTGAAGATCATCCAGCAATTGAAGCGTCCAAGCAGCATGAGGACATTCAAGCACTCCTCTACTTCTCATCCTTCACCTGCGCCGAGGTCAAAGAGCATCGTTGGGGCTACGAAGTCAGATGGGCGGATGTCCGTTATCGCCACCGCAAGCAATATCCTTTCGTCGGTGTCATTCTGATGGATCACAACTATCAAACGTTGGATTCGTATGTTGGTTGGGTGAATGATACCCGACTGGAGAAGAAACTGCGTGTCGATCTCTACTAG
- the gerQ gene encoding spore coat protein GerQ: MLNNPFKIGNQANPQAQYGYPYPAYPVPTTITNKVVPQTPNGAFLPQTGNPGPAGVNPPGLLPLEESYIENILRLNLGKIATIYMTYENNSEWNAKIFKGKLEAAGRDHIIISDPATGMRYLLLMVNLDYITFDQELQYYYPYAGGAGPQR; the protein is encoded by the coding sequence ATGTTGAATAACCCTTTCAAGATTGGCAACCAAGCCAACCCGCAAGCGCAGTACGGGTATCCCTACCCTGCCTATCCGGTTCCTACGACGATTACGAACAAAGTCGTACCGCAAACACCCAATGGCGCATTCCTGCCGCAAACTGGCAATCCTGGACCCGCAGGCGTGAACCCTCCCGGGCTTCTTCCTTTGGAAGAATCCTACATCGAGAATATTCTTCGCCTGAACTTAGGCAAAATTGCTACCATCTACATGACATACGAGAACAATTCCGAATGGAATGCCAAGATTTTCAAGGGCAAACTAGAAGCTGCAGGACGTGATCACATCATCATCAGCGATCCAGCGACAGGCATGCGCTACTTACTGCTTATGGTTAATCTAGACTACATTACATTCGACCAGGAGCTTCAATACTACTATCCATACGCGGGCGGCGCTGGCCCACAAAGATAA
- a CDS encoding response regulator transcription factor: protein MSKVLIIEDDLSIGEMMSIYLYEEGYQVMRAETGRQGETLFRDFEPDVIVLDIMLPDVDGIQLCTHFRSASMIPILMVSAKSEVSDRVKGLQTGADDYLCKPFSMRELAARLQALLRRSHVFVPPTAQTEESSDPIVHLDFEKRCLFVQNKLIETTFSEFEIMKLLWQNQGRVYSREELLNRVRGFDSYVTERAIDVHIANLRKKIEVDPKEPKYIKTVWGVGYKFLFS, encoded by the coding sequence ATGTCTAAAGTTTTAATCATTGAAGATGATTTAAGCATTGGTGAAATGATGTCCATTTATTTGTACGAAGAAGGTTATCAAGTCATGCGGGCAGAAACTGGCCGCCAAGGTGAAACCCTATTCCGTGACTTTGAGCCTGATGTTATCGTGCTGGACATTATGTTGCCTGATGTGGATGGTATTCAGCTATGTACGCACTTTCGATCCGCCTCGATGATTCCTATTCTTATGGTTTCTGCGAAGAGCGAAGTTTCCGACCGTGTTAAAGGCTTGCAGACCGGCGCTGACGATTATTTATGCAAACCTTTCTCGATGAGAGAGCTAGCGGCACGCCTACAAGCTCTACTGCGCCGTTCCCATGTCTTTGTGCCGCCGACGGCTCAGACGGAGGAATCATCTGACCCCATTGTCCATTTGGATTTCGAGAAACGATGTCTGTTTGTCCAAAATAAATTGATCGAAACGACCTTCTCTGAATTCGAAATTATGAAGCTGTTGTGGCAAAATCAAGGGCGCGTATACAGCCGCGAGGAACTTCTGAACCGGGTTCGTGGCTTCGATTCTTATGTAACGGAACGTGCTATCGATGTTCACATCGCCAACCTTCGCAAGAAAATAGAAGTCGATCCCAAAGAACCGAAGTACATAAAGACCGTCTGGGGAGTCGGTTATAAATTTTTATTCTCCTGA
- the urtE gene encoding urea ABC transporter ATP-binding subunit UrtE: MLNLQKLEAGYGESMVVRGVNLQVKPGQIVCLMGRNGVGKSTLMKTIMGIIKPKSGTISYNERDITASPPDRRAKAGIGYVPQGREIFPQLSVEENLLLGLEAATDGRKKLPDSLFETFPILAQMLHRKGGDLSGGQQQQLAIARALAPGPKLLLLDEPMEGIQPSIVMEIEAIIESIKRNREIAVLLVEQSLEFATSIADYYYVLDRGTIAAEGQAEHLSEDQVRKHLTV, from the coding sequence GTGCTTAACCTTCAGAAGTTGGAAGCCGGTTACGGCGAAAGCATGGTTGTGCGGGGCGTCAACCTCCAGGTAAAACCCGGGCAAATCGTCTGTCTCATGGGACGTAATGGTGTAGGGAAGTCTACGCTGATGAAGACGATCATGGGGATCATTAAGCCTAAGTCTGGCACAATTTCCTACAATGAGCGGGATATCACAGCGTCCCCCCCGGATCGGCGAGCCAAGGCGGGGATCGGCTACGTACCGCAAGGACGTGAAATTTTTCCTCAGCTTAGTGTTGAAGAAAACCTCTTGCTCGGCCTAGAAGCTGCAACCGATGGCCGAAAGAAATTGCCTGACTCCCTCTTCGAGACGTTTCCTATACTTGCACAGATGCTTCATCGCAAAGGAGGCGACCTCAGCGGTGGACAGCAGCAGCAATTAGCCATCGCACGCGCGTTAGCCCCCGGTCCAAAGCTGCTGCTGCTCGATGAACCGATGGAAGGCATCCAACCCTCCATTGTGATGGAAATTGAGGCGATCATTGAGTCCATTAAGCGCAATCGTGAAATCGCCGTACTGCTCGTGGAACAAAGCTTGGAATTCGCAACCAGCATCGCCGACTATTATTATGTCTTGGATCGGGGTACCATTGCTGCAGAAGGCCAGGCTGAGCATCTAAGTGAAGATCAAGTCCGAAAGCATTTGACTGTATGA
- the urtD gene encoding urea ABC transporter ATP-binding protein UrtD encodes MLGQLAKHEPAASEKILSVKGLEVSFDGFKALRNLDFSLQYGELRFLIGPNGAGKTTLLDVICGKVKPSHGHVYFKDAIDLTKHQEHQIAQLGIGRKFQAPSVFSTLTVFENLALSMKQKRGLLSALWAKTTSEQLDRLHLRLGMIGLHNKSKERAGSLSHGEKQWLEIGMLLMQEPDLLLLDEPAAGMTDSETEKTGELLHEIAANQTIIVVEHDMEFVRQFARTVTVLHEGTVLREGTMQEIQNDDKVAEVYLGRRVERGA; translated from the coding sequence ATGCTAGGACAATTAGCGAAGCATGAACCTGCAGCCAGCGAGAAGATCCTGAGCGTAAAAGGACTTGAGGTGAGCTTTGATGGTTTCAAAGCCTTACGGAACCTGGACTTTTCCTTGCAATACGGAGAACTCCGGTTCCTCATTGGACCGAATGGAGCAGGAAAAACAACGCTCCTGGATGTCATTTGCGGGAAAGTGAAACCTTCACACGGCCACGTTTATTTCAAAGATGCCATTGATTTAACGAAGCATCAAGAGCATCAAATCGCTCAACTCGGCATCGGGCGCAAATTTCAAGCGCCTTCTGTCTTCTCAACCCTCACTGTTTTCGAAAACTTGGCTCTATCCATGAAGCAAAAACGCGGTCTACTCAGCGCCCTATGGGCGAAGACTACAAGTGAGCAACTGGATCGATTGCATCTCAGACTTGGGATGATTGGTTTGCACAACAAGAGCAAGGAGCGCGCAGGCTCCCTTTCTCACGGAGAGAAGCAGTGGCTCGAAATCGGCATGCTACTGATGCAAGAGCCTGATCTGCTCCTGCTCGATGAACCGGCTGCCGGAATGACAGACAGTGAAACCGAGAAGACAGGCGAGCTGCTGCACGAGATCGCTGCCAATCAGACCATCATCGTTGTCGAGCACGATATGGAGTTCGTTCGTCAATTCGCCAGAACCGTTACTGTGCTGCATGAAGGCACTGTCCTGCGGGAAGGCACCATGCAAGAAATCCAGAATGATGACAAGGTTGCTGAAGTTTATTTGGGAAGGAGAGTGGAACGCGGTGCTTAA
- the urtC gene encoding urea ABC transporter permease subunit UrtC translates to MLLAGQSKLKLIVYTVFLIAIALAPLFLSEFRLSLLGKFLAYAIIAMGIDLIWGYTGILSLGHGVYFGLGAYCMAMHLKLAATPDQLPDFMSWSGVESLPWFWVPFHNAGAAFLLALIVPMIVAFILGYFTFRNRIKGAFFSILSQALVIITVTLFVGQQGYTGGTNGLTNFSTFLGLDLQAQSTKLLFFYLTLAIVALVLILCSILVTSRIGNILTAIRDGENRVRFIGYNPVTFKVFIYCASAGLAGLAGVLFVLQEGIISPAQMGIVPSIEMVLWVAIGGRSTIGGAVLGALVTNAAKTTFSEAYPAWWPIMLGALFIIVVLLLPKGIVGTITHYTSNWKKPVLPKPISSSQEVS, encoded by the coding sequence ATGCTCTTAGCCGGACAATCCAAACTCAAACTTATCGTGTATACCGTTTTCTTAATTGCTATCGCGCTAGCCCCACTCTTCTTGTCTGAGTTCCGTCTCTCGCTGCTCGGCAAATTTCTCGCTTATGCCATTATTGCCATGGGTATTGATCTCATATGGGGATATACAGGCATTCTAAGTCTCGGACATGGCGTTTACTTCGGACTAGGCGCCTATTGTATGGCTATGCATCTAAAGCTGGCTGCAACACCTGACCAACTGCCGGACTTCATGTCCTGGAGCGGTGTCGAGAGCTTGCCTTGGTTCTGGGTCCCCTTTCACAATGCGGGAGCGGCATTCCTGCTTGCCCTCATCGTACCGATGATTGTCGCCTTTATCTTAGGCTATTTCACTTTCCGAAACCGGATCAAGGGCGCCTTCTTCTCCATTCTGTCCCAAGCGCTCGTCATCATTACGGTCACTTTATTCGTCGGTCAACAAGGGTATACCGGAGGGACGAATGGACTCACGAATTTCAGTACGTTTCTTGGCCTGGATTTGCAAGCACAATCCACAAAACTGTTATTTTTCTATCTCACGCTTGCCATCGTTGCTCTCGTCCTGATTCTATGCAGCATCCTTGTCACCAGCCGTATAGGCAACATCCTGACTGCCATTCGCGATGGAGAGAATCGCGTTCGCTTCATTGGCTATAACCCGGTCACGTTTAAAGTATTTATTTACTGCGCATCAGCCGGATTAGCCGGGCTTGCCGGTGTGCTCTTCGTCCTCCAGGAAGGGATTATCTCCCCTGCACAAATGGGAATCGTCCCCTCCATCGAGATGGTGTTGTGGGTAGCTATCGGTGGACGTTCTACGATCGGAGGCGCTGTTCTCGGAGCTCTGGTTACCAATGCAGCGAAAACTACATTCAGTGAAGCTTATCCCGCTTGGTGGCCGATTATGTTAGGAGCCTTGTTCATTATCGTCGTACTTTTGCTGCCCAAAGGCATTGTAGGAACGATCACCCACTACACATCCAATTGGAAAAAGCCCGTGCTTCCCAAACCGATCTCTTCTTCGCAAGAAGTCAGCTAG
- the urtB gene encoding urea ABC transporter permease subunit UrtB, whose protein sequence is MSLLLLQLFNGLSLSSILLLIAIGLAITFGLMNVMNMAHGEFIMIGAYMAYLVQQWFQKMLPASAFGWYFIVSLGVAFAVAFCIGWLLEVCLIRFMYGRPLDSLLATWGVSLALQQLARTIFGAPNVAVKAPEWLEGGWHVTADLILPYKRLFIIALVALCILIIYMYLYHSAGGRRMRAVMQNREMAACLGISTRRVDAQSFAFGSAMAGIAGCALTLLGPIGPTIGTYYIVDAFMVVVLGGIGKLIGTVAGALGIGVFNTALEYTTSATLGKVLVFTLIIAFLQWKPMGLVTIRSRSLD, encoded by the coding sequence ATGAGTCTGCTGCTGCTTCAACTGTTCAACGGCTTAAGCCTTAGTTCCATTCTGCTCCTGATTGCCATCGGTCTCGCGATTACCTTCGGTCTTATGAATGTGATGAATATGGCGCACGGCGAATTTATTATGATCGGCGCCTATATGGCTTATCTGGTTCAACAATGGTTTCAGAAAATGCTGCCAGCCTCTGCTTTCGGGTGGTACTTCATTGTTTCTCTGGGCGTCGCCTTTGCCGTAGCCTTCTGCATCGGCTGGCTGCTCGAGGTTTGCTTGATCCGCTTCATGTATGGAAGACCGCTGGATAGCTTGCTTGCAACCTGGGGCGTGAGCCTTGCGCTGCAGCAGCTCGCGCGCACCATCTTTGGCGCGCCGAACGTAGCCGTTAAAGCGCCGGAATGGCTGGAAGGCGGGTGGCATGTAACAGCCGACCTTATTCTTCCATACAAGCGACTCTTTATCATCGCCTTAGTGGCGCTTTGCATTCTCATTATTTATATGTATCTCTATCACTCCGCAGGCGGCAGACGCATGAGGGCTGTCATGCAGAATCGCGAAATGGCCGCTTGTTTGGGCATATCCACACGCCGGGTAGACGCTCAGTCATTCGCCTTCGGTTCAGCCATGGCAGGCATTGCAGGATGTGCTTTAACACTGTTAGGACCGATCGGACCGACCATTGGCACTTATTATATTGTTGATGCTTTCATGGTTGTTGTGCTTGGAGGTATCGGCAAGCTCATCGGAACCGTAGCAGGAGCATTAGGCATTGGCGTTTTCAATACAGCCTTGGAATACACCACGAGCGCTACGCTCGGCAAAGTGCTAGTCTTCACGCTGATTATCGCCTTCTTGCAATGGAAACCGATGGGACTTGTAACGATCCGTTCCAGATCCTTAGATTAA
- the urtA gene encoding urea ABC transporter substrate-binding protein, producing the protein MREIRNKGKLTVALSMAIMLVIAGCAKSVPTASTSTTPKASTAAEAKADSKDDTVPVGILHSLTGTMSISEVSVRDAELMAIDEINAAGGLLGKKIKPVIEDGASDWPTFAEKTKKLLQKDSVVTIFGCWTSASRKAVLPVVEQNKGLLWYPVQYEGVESSPNIFYIGATTNQQIIPAVTWLLQNKGKKFYLLGSDYVFPRTANKIIKEQLKAEGGTLIAEEYTPLGHTDYNTIISKIKKDKPDVIFNTLNGDSNVAFFKQLKDAGITAKDLTTMSVSIAEEEVRGIGASVLDGHYTAWNYYQTTDTPENKKFVEAYKAKYGKDRVTDDPIEAGYTAVYLWAAAVKKAGSFEVEKVKAAAKGIEFNAPEGKVVIDGENQHISKTARIGQITADGQIKEIWNSGQPLKPDPFLKTYPWGGEVTKK; encoded by the coding sequence ATGAGAGAGATAAGAAACAAAGGTAAACTCACAGTCGCTTTGAGCATGGCTATTATGTTGGTCATCGCGGGCTGTGCCAAATCGGTTCCGACGGCATCAACATCAACTACACCTAAGGCGTCTACAGCTGCGGAGGCAAAGGCAGATTCGAAGGATGATACCGTACCTGTTGGTATTCTTCACTCTCTAACGGGAACGATGTCCATAAGCGAGGTATCTGTTCGAGATGCCGAACTGATGGCTATTGACGAAATTAATGCAGCCGGGGGACTCTTAGGCAAGAAAATCAAGCCCGTGATTGAAGACGGTGCATCCGATTGGCCTACTTTTGCAGAGAAAACTAAGAAGTTACTGCAGAAGGACAGCGTTGTAACGATCTTTGGCTGCTGGACATCAGCAAGCCGCAAAGCCGTTCTTCCGGTCGTCGAACAGAACAAAGGACTGCTTTGGTATCCAGTCCAATATGAAGGCGTGGAATCATCACCGAATATTTTCTACATTGGCGCAACAACGAACCAACAAATTATCCCCGCTGTAACCTGGCTCCTGCAAAACAAAGGAAAGAAATTTTACCTCTTAGGTTCTGACTACGTCTTCCCAAGAACTGCCAACAAAATCATTAAAGAGCAGTTGAAAGCCGAAGGCGGTACGCTCATTGCTGAAGAATACACTCCGCTTGGACACACGGATTACAACACAATCATCAGCAAGATCAAAAAAGACAAACCGGATGTCATTTTCAATACATTGAACGGTGACAGCAACGTTGCCTTCTTCAAACAATTGAAAGATGCCGGCATTACAGCCAAAGACTTAACGACGATGTCCGTCAGTATTGCGGAAGAAGAAGTGCGCGGCATTGGAGCGTCTGTCTTGGATGGACACTATACGGCTTGGAATTACTACCAAACAACGGATACGCCAGAGAACAAAAAATTCGTTGAAGCTTACAAAGCCAAATATGGGAAAGACCGTGTAACTGATGATCCCATTGAAGCAGGCTATACAGCTGTTTATTTATGGGCAGCCGCGGTCAAAAAAGCAGGTTCCTTCGAGGTCGAGAAAGTGAAAGCCGCTGCCAAGGGCATCGAATTCAACGCACCTGAAGGGAAGGTTGTTATCGACGGCGAGAATCAGCATATATCCAAAACAGCGCGTATCGGTCAAATTACGGCTGATGGGCAAATCAAAGAAATTTGGAACTCCGGCCAACCGCTTAAACCAGATCCATTCCTCAAAACATACCCATGGGGTGGAGAAGTAACGAAAAAATAA
- a CDS encoding urease subunit gamma, translating to MHLTEREKEKLLITVAADLARRRLGRGLKLNYPESIALITSEIMEGARDGLTVAELMSFGTTILRAEQVMEGVPQMIHEVQVEATFPDGTKLVTVHEPIT from the coding sequence GTGCATTTAACGGAGAGAGAGAAAGAAAAATTACTCATTACAGTCGCCGCAGACTTAGCTCGCAGAAGACTTGGAAGAGGCTTGAAATTAAATTATCCGGAAAGTATAGCGCTGATCACATCGGAAATCATGGAAGGAGCCAGAGACGGGTTGACCGTTGCTGAATTGATGTCGTTCGGGACAACGATTCTGCGGGCTGAGCAAGTCATGGAAGGAGTGCCACAAATGATTCACGAGGTTCAAGTCGAAGCGACATTTCCTGATGGTACGAAGTTAGTGACCGTTCACGAACCAATTACCTAG
- the ureB gene encoding urease subunit beta has protein sequence MVPGEFRTGKGYIELNVGRQTVDVIVTNTGDRPVQVGSHFHFFEVNRALAFPRELAYGMRLDIPAGTAVRFEPGEQKPVQLVELGGAKVSYGLNNLSKGSAVKGQMPNEVKDRLQTWEGNPGESNRS, from the coding sequence ATGGTTCCGGGAGAATTTCGAACAGGTAAAGGCTATATTGAACTGAATGTTGGCAGACAGACGGTCGATGTGATCGTAACGAATACAGGAGACCGTCCTGTACAGGTAGGTTCTCATTTTCACTTTTTTGAAGTGAATCGCGCCTTGGCATTTCCGAGAGAACTTGCCTATGGGATGCGGCTTGATATTCCGGCAGGTACTGCTGTCCGATTCGAGCCTGGCGAGCAGAAGCCTGTCCAGTTAGTTGAATTAGGCGGAGCCAAGGTATCCTATGGCCTGAATAATTTGAGCAAGGGCTCGGCTGTCAAAGGGCAAATGCCCAATGAGGTGAAAGATAGATTGCAAACATGGGAGGGGAATCCCGGTGAATCGAATAGATCGTAA
- the ureC gene encoding urease subunit alpha produces the protein MNRIDRKSYASMFGPTTGDAIRLADTELWAQIEHDYTVYGDECKFGGGKVIRDGMGQSSGATRDQGVLDTLITNAVVIDHWGIVKGDIGIRDGHIVGIGKAGNPDIMDGVHPNMIVGASTEVIAGEGKIVTAGGIDAHIHFICPQQIETALSSGVTTMIGGGTGPATGTNATTCTPGAWHMQRMLEAAEAFPMNLGFTGKGNASFLAPLVEQIEAGAIGLKLHEDWGTTPAAIDTCLEAADQYDVQVAIHTDTLNEAGFLEDTLSAIKGRTIHTYHTEGAGGGHAPDIIRAAAELNILPSSTNPTRPYTINTIEEHLDMLMVCHHLDSRIPEDVAFADSRIRPETIAAEDILHDLGVFSMLSSDSQAMGRVGEVIIRTWQTADKMKKQRGPLSPDTEEGDNFRIKRYIAKYTINPAITHGVSHLVGSIEPGKFADLVIWSPMFFGVKPDLVLKGGSIAYAQMGDPNASIPTPQPVFGRPMFAAFGKALTQSSITFVSQAAYDRGIAEKLGLQKRVEPVKGCRDISKKDMIHNNETPSIEVNPETYEVKVDGEAITCEPATELPMAQLYFLF, from the coding sequence GTGAATCGAATAGATCGTAAGAGCTATGCTTCGATGTTCGGTCCTACAACTGGAGATGCCATTCGATTGGCTGATACAGAATTATGGGCACAGATTGAACATGATTACACGGTATACGGGGATGAATGCAAATTTGGCGGCGGTAAAGTGATTCGTGACGGCATGGGGCAATCCAGCGGCGCTACACGCGATCAAGGCGTCCTTGATACTTTGATCACGAATGCTGTTGTTATCGACCATTGGGGCATTGTCAAAGGGGATATCGGTATCCGAGACGGTCACATCGTGGGAATCGGCAAGGCCGGAAACCCGGACATCATGGATGGCGTTCACCCCAATATGATCGTAGGAGCCAGCACGGAAGTGATTGCTGGAGAAGGTAAAATCGTGACAGCGGGCGGCATCGATGCTCATATTCATTTCATTTGTCCGCAGCAAATCGAGACAGCCCTGTCCTCTGGGGTGACAACGATGATTGGCGGTGGAACGGGTCCTGCTACAGGGACCAACGCCACAACATGTACACCGGGCGCATGGCATATGCAGCGAATGTTGGAAGCGGCGGAAGCCTTCCCGATGAATTTGGGTTTTACGGGCAAAGGAAACGCCTCGTTCCTCGCTCCTTTAGTGGAGCAGATTGAAGCTGGAGCTATTGGTTTGAAGCTTCATGAAGACTGGGGAACAACACCGGCGGCGATTGATACATGCCTGGAAGCAGCGGATCAATACGACGTTCAAGTAGCCATTCATACGGATACATTAAATGAAGCGGGATTTCTGGAGGATACGCTGTCGGCAATCAAGGGCCGTACGATTCATACGTATCATACAGAAGGAGCGGGCGGAGGCCATGCGCCGGATATTATCCGCGCGGCTGCTGAACTTAACATTCTCCCGTCTTCCACGAACCCGACGAGGCCATACACGATCAATACAATCGAGGAACATTTGGATATGCTGATGGTTTGTCATCATCTAGATAGTCGTATTCCGGAGGATGTCGCTTTCGCTGATTCGCGGATTCGCCCGGAAACGATTGCGGCGGAAGATATCCTGCATGATTTGGGCGTATTCAGCATGCTGAGCTCGGATTCGCAGGCGATGGGCAGGGTCGGCGAAGTCATTATCCGGACTTGGCAAACAGCGGATAAGATGAAGAAACAGCGTGGACCGCTGTCCCCGGATACGGAGGAAGGCGACAATTTCCGAATCAAGCGCTACATTGCCAAATATACGATAAACCCTGCGATTACGCATGGTGTCTCGCATCTTGTCGGTTCGATTGAACCTGGGAAGTTCGCGGATTTGGTTATTTGGAGTCCGATGTTCTTTGGCGTCAAGCCGGATCTCGTCCTTAAAGGAGGCAGCATTGCCTACGCTCAAATGGGGGATCCCAATGCGTCCATCCCGACGCCGCAACCTGTCTTTGGCAGACCGATGTTTGCTGCTTTCGGCAAAGCGTTGACACAGAGCTCCATTACATTCGTATCGCAAGCCGCCTATGACCGCGGGATCGCGGAGAAATTAGGTTTGCAAAAGCGGGTAGAGCCTGTGAAAGGCTGTCGTGATATTTCGAAAAAAGACATGATTCATAATAACGAGACACCTTCCATTGAAGTGAATCCCGAAACATACGAAGTGAAAGTGGACGGCGAAGCCATTACCTGCGAGCCGGCGACCGAGCTGCCGATGGCGCAGTTATATTTTTTATTTTAA